The sequence aaaaataaaacttttaatttgtaTTTGGTGAAGTAAAAGGTAATTTGTTTATCCATTTACATTTTCTCGTATAGCATCGTCTCCCCCCTTCTCTCGATCTCTCCAGTGCAAATTTATTTAGGGCTTCCCTATTCGTCTCCCTCCTTTCTCTATTTCGTTCCAGCTTGCTCCCCGCTTATACACATTCAAGCACGTATGGATATATGATGCATTGGAGTTTCTGAATATGTTGATGGTTTGTATATGGTTTCTGCAGCTATCGAATCCTCCGACCGGACGCTCTCACCTCCGAATCGATTCATTTTACCCGTTCGTATGAATTTCTGATCTCTCAAAGCCTTGTGCCCTATTACTTCATCCCGTATTGTTTTTCTCCATTTGTAAATCTGAGAAATTTCATCACCGCCGGGATTTTTGTTTGTGGTATAATCGGTGGATGCCGATCACTTTACGTTTTAGGGCTTGAGGTACTTGATATTTTCATTTGATTTGTGGTTTTTCGTTTATTCGATAATTTTTTTAGTTCTTCGGGGGCCTAATTGTTTGTGTAAGTATTGTTTGTGTAATTACTATTTTTGGTGATTTGGTTTGGGTAAAATTGTGTGTGAATTCGAGTTTTGATTGCTTGTATAGAGAAGATTTTCGAGGGTTGACTCGACATGATTAGTTGGTATTCGATTATTTGTAATGTTAATATATAGTGGTGATTAGGATTCTGAAATTAATTCTAGCTTTTAATTGTCTGTGTAATTGTTTGTGTAATTACTGTTTTTTGGTGATTTGGTTTGGGTAATTCTGTATGAATTCGGGTTTTGATTTCTTTGTATAGAGAAGATTTTCGAGGGTTGACTCGACGTGATTAGTTGGTGTTCGATTATCTGTAATGTTAATATACCGTGGTAATTAGGATTTTGAAATTATTCTAGCTTTTAAAGGAGAATAATGAAACGAAATTAGTTGTGGTGTTCCAGTGACCGGATTTTtatgaaatttcatttttttgtttttgacttGCTCCATTTTTTTGAGAAGGAATGGAAAATGAACCAGATAAGAGGTCAGACTCTTCTTCTTCAATATAAAGTGGAGTACATCAGCTTGCATTATGTTATGACTTGCTCCATTTTTTGAGAAGGACAAGGAcgcaaaataaattaatattcagGAAAGATATTGTATGGGTTTTTGTTGGAAATCTGTGGAGTATATATCAACATCGATTTTCCAGATTTGAAACAAAATGGTAGTGAAGACAAGAGAGTACTCGTGGAATGAACTCTACCTTTTTGTTGAAGGattaatatttgttatatttacttgCAAGTATTTCAATATTTCTCCCCTCATTTAATTCATCACTGTCGTTTCTTTGTTCTTCACAGATAATGGAACTTCTCAAGAAATTTTTAGTTTTGAAAACACCGTTACGGGTGCCGTTCGCTGCAATAGTTTGCCGGTTGCATCGAGTACTTCTGCACTAGGACCAGATACTCTACCTGAGACTCAGGCCGACAAACACTTAATTCCAGATTCTAAGAGGATTACCATGAAATCTCTTGTCCAAAAATCAACTAACTGAGTTGAGAGGTAAAACCTTGAAATGAATTGGTTTCTTCACTTGGAGGTACGTAAAACTCtctatattttgtttatttctcTGTCTAGTTTACAAAGAATTTCAAGTTTTTTCTTCATTATAAAAAAAGAATTCAGTGTTCTTTTGACAACTTGACCCTGTTTTTCCTTGTGTATACGCGATAATATTCTTTTAGTTTTTTTGAGATTTCTGTAGGTTTTTGACAACTTTACCCTGTTTTGTCCATGGCACATGAGGTGCATCAATATATCATTGCTGCTAGGAAGAAGGTTCCCATTAAGGCTAAGATGGCCTTCATGACTACTCCCTAGAGTCATGACGAGATGTGTAAGTTTATTTTGAGAAAGGTAAATGCAGTGTCATTTGTCCTTAGTTCAGAATTGTCACATGCTTTTTCAGTCAATTATCACCCCTGCAACACCATTCCTCTTAGATGCTTATGCGGTCAATCATGGATTAACCTGCATCTTAATGGAATAACACAACTTATTTATTTCTGTTGGTGTTCCAAGTTATTTGAAACAACTTTAGAATATGTTGGAAGCGATTATTTATGCTTTCCTCTTTGGGACAAATTCATTGAGTATGAAATTTCAGAACAAGATTGGTGTAGTGTTGCAACATTATGCACACGGGTGTTGGAAATTCCAAATCAGCAGCTGGATCGCTATTTTGAAgggtaatattttaaatttcgttTAGTTGCCTTCGTTTCAATTTTTTCCTCTAATCACTCTGTATAGTAAAAGAATGCCTTGGGAATCCTAATGGTATTCAATTTAATTTTGAGTAACTGCTTGTTTTGTTTTATCTAAAAACAGTTTGTTTGTATGTCATATAATTTTACAGGTAATAAACACATTTTTTCTGAATGAATAGTTTGTGTTATTACAACCACGTTAATTCTTGATAGCACTGCTGAGTGCTATTTTATCTTATTGTGATGTTACAGTTCAAAAGAGTTTATTGTCAATAGGCCTCTATCATAATTGAGAACAATTGGAAGCTGCTGCCACAACTTTTACAAATTTAGAAACTAATGGTGAGGAAAACGAGGG comes from Henckelia pumila isolate YLH828 chromosome 4, ASM3356847v2, whole genome shotgun sequence and encodes:
- the LOC140865013 gene encoding uncharacterized protein isoform X4, whose protein sequence is MLEAIIYAFLFGTNSLSMKFQNKIGVVLQHYAHGCWKFQISSWIAILKAQSRQMKKAMPKIKMSKLVSQYLLILSFGGVAHELEFSLLSEHDII
- the LOC140865013 gene encoding uncharacterized protein isoform X2, with the protein product MCKFILRKVNAVSFVLSSELSHAFSVNYHPCNTIPLRCLCGQSWINLHLNGITQLIYFCWCSKLFETTLEYVGSDYLCFPLWDKFIEYEISEQDWCSVATLCTRVLEIPNQQLDRYFEGNVLGRQFLSKEDSTVNVTCDLRTTQSRQMKKAMPKIKMSLAIFVDSIFWRGCP
- the LOC140865013 gene encoding uncharacterized protein isoform X1 codes for the protein MCKFILRKVNAVSFVLSSELSHAFSVNYHPCNTIPLRCLCGQSWINLHLNGITQLIYFCWCSKLFETTLEYVGSDYLCFPLWDKFIEYEISEQDWCSVATLCTRVLEIPNQQLDRYFEGNVLGRQFLSKEDSTVNVTCDLRTTQSRQMKKAMPKIKMSKLVSQYLLILSFGGVAHELEFSLLSEHDII